One Actinomadura viridis genomic region harbors:
- a CDS encoding helix-turn-helix transcriptional regulator encodes MQKTSARLLALLSLLQARRDWPGALLAERLDVSPRTVRRDVDRLRELGYPIVAVKGPDGGYRLDAGTRLPPLLFDDEQAVALAIALQIAATTGAGIEEAAARALNTVRQVMPARLRGRIDALQVTVVERPETRAVPRVDGGVLMALGAAVRAREVLRFDYASPPGADERGAQAPPRRVQPHHLVTWGGRWYLVAWDLDREDWRTFRADRITPRTPTGPRFTPRELPGGEVAAFVAGRFRGSGGSDWPCRGEVILDLPAAAVSRYARDGVVEELGPDRCRLVLGSWSWAGLAATIGRFDADIEVVGPAELKRAFAHLARRYAAAAGEGA; translated from the coding sequence ATGCAGAAGACCTCAGCCCGGTTGCTGGCGTTGCTCTCGCTGCTCCAGGCGCGCCGGGACTGGCCGGGAGCGCTGCTGGCCGAACGGCTGGACGTCAGCCCGCGCACCGTACGGCGGGATGTCGACCGCCTGCGCGAACTCGGCTACCCCATCGTGGCGGTCAAGGGACCCGACGGCGGCTACCGGCTCGACGCCGGCACGCGGCTGCCCCCGTTGCTCTTCGACGACGAGCAGGCCGTCGCCCTGGCCATCGCCCTCCAGATCGCCGCGACCACCGGTGCCGGGATCGAGGAGGCCGCGGCGCGCGCGCTGAACACCGTCCGGCAGGTCATGCCCGCACGGCTGCGCGGCCGGATCGACGCCCTCCAGGTCACCGTCGTCGAGCGGCCCGAGACCCGGGCCGTCCCGCGGGTGGACGGCGGCGTGCTCATGGCGCTCGGCGCCGCCGTTCGCGCCCGCGAGGTGCTGCGCTTCGACTACGCGTCCCCGCCCGGGGCGGACGAGCGAGGCGCGCAGGCCCCGCCGCGCCGGGTGCAGCCCCATCACCTCGTCACCTGGGGCGGGCGCTGGTACCTCGTCGCCTGGGACCTCGACCGCGAGGACTGGCGCACCTTCCGCGCCGACCGGATCACCCCGCGCACCCCCACCGGGCCCCGCTTCACGCCGCGCGAGCTGCCCGGTGGTGAGGTGGCCGCGTTCGTCGCCGGCAGGTTCCGCGGCTCCGGCGGTTCGGACTGGCCCTGCCGGGGCGAGGTGATCCTCGACCTCCCCGCCGCCGCGGTGTCCCGCTACGCCCGCGACGGGGTCGTCGAAGAACTGGGCCCGGACCGCTGCCGGCTCGTCCTGGGCTCGTGGTCATGGGCCGGCCTGGCCGCCACCATCGGCAGGTTCGACGCCGACATCGAGGTCGTCGGCCCGGCCGAACTCAAGCGCGCCTTCGCGCACCTGGCCCGCCGCTACGCCGCCGCGGCCGGTGAAGGTGCGTGA
- a CDS encoding alpha/beta hydrolase — MDGGDHVRATRLLGIAMALTLAGTGCNSAAEQPSAAPKTPPPGSPAGTDVYYKQKLAWKNCGGGFQCATANVPLDYTKPADGRLRLALIRLPAKNKSERIGSLFTNPGGPGGSGVDFLRQAATSFGKDLRDRFDLVGFDPRGVGASDPVKCLDGPQLDKYFSTDSSPDDRREVDALATESRSFAQACQSKSSAELPYVGTVNAARDMDVLRAAVGDDKMTYYGASYGTYLGAFYAEQFPTKVRALVLDGAVDPKESSTETLVEQAKGFETAFRSFVADCIKRSDCPLGTTEDQAIGKVSALLRKLDKTPLPTREDSRKVTESWATMGIATALYTKEYWPLLRQAFVQAMQQSDGTLLMTLADQMVERKKDGSYSNLTAANMAVNCVDKPNPPTLDAYGRYVDEAKKSSPLFGSFVVWGGLPCVYWPVQTKQQPHAVTAKGAAPILVIGTTRDPATPYKWAQSLASQLSSGVLLTLNGDGHTAYLQADPCITKATDRYLIKAEPPKDGTVCQ; from the coding sequence ATGGACGGGGGCGACCACGTGCGGGCGACGAGACTACTGGGCATCGCCATGGCGCTGACGCTGGCCGGGACCGGGTGCAACAGCGCCGCGGAGCAACCCAGTGCCGCGCCCAAGACGCCCCCTCCGGGATCGCCGGCGGGCACCGACGTCTACTACAAGCAGAAACTCGCCTGGAAGAACTGCGGTGGCGGCTTCCAGTGCGCCACGGCCAACGTCCCGTTGGACTACACCAAGCCCGCCGACGGCCGGCTGCGCCTGGCGCTCATCCGGCTGCCCGCCAAGAACAAGTCCGAGCGCATCGGCTCCCTGTTCACCAACCCGGGCGGGCCGGGCGGATCAGGGGTCGACTTCCTCCGCCAGGCGGCCACCAGCTTCGGCAAGGACCTGCGCGACCGCTTCGACCTCGTCGGGTTCGACCCCAGGGGCGTGGGCGCGAGCGACCCCGTCAAGTGCCTGGACGGCCCCCAGCTCGACAAGTACTTCAGCACCGACTCCTCGCCCGACGACCGGCGCGAGGTCGACGCCCTGGCCACCGAGAGCAGGAGCTTCGCCCAGGCGTGCCAGAGCAAGTCCTCCGCCGAACTCCCCTACGTCGGCACCGTCAACGCCGCCCGCGACATGGACGTCCTCCGCGCCGCGGTCGGCGACGACAAGATGACCTACTACGGGGCCTCCTACGGCACCTACCTGGGGGCCTTCTACGCCGAGCAGTTCCCCACGAAGGTCCGGGCCCTCGTCCTCGACGGTGCCGTCGACCCCAAGGAGTCCTCCACGGAGACCCTGGTCGAACAGGCCAAGGGCTTCGAGACCGCGTTCCGCTCGTTCGTCGCCGACTGCATCAAGCGCTCCGACTGCCCCCTCGGCACCACGGAGGACCAGGCCATCGGCAAGGTCTCCGCGCTCCTCCGCAAGCTCGACAAGACCCCGCTCCCCACCCGGGAGGACTCCCGCAAGGTCACCGAGTCGTGGGCCACGATGGGCATAGCCACCGCCCTGTACACGAAGGAGTACTGGCCCCTCCTGCGCCAAGCCTTCGTCCAGGCCATGCAGCAGTCCGACGGCACCCTCCTGATGACGCTCGCCGACCAGATGGTCGAACGCAAGAAGGACGGCAGCTACAGCAACCTCACCGCCGCCAACATGGCCGTCAACTGCGTCGACAAGCCCAACCCGCCCACCCTGGACGCCTACGGCAGGTACGTCGACGAGGCCAAGAAGAGCTCCCCGCTCTTCGGCTCCTTCGTCGTCTGGGGCGGCCTTCCCTGCGTCTACTGGCCCGTCCAGACCAAGCAGCAGCCCCACGCCGTGACCGCCAAGGGCGCCGCCCCCATCCTGGTCATCGGCACGACCCGCGACCCCGCCACCCCCTACAAATGGGCGCAGAGCCTGGCCTCGCAGCTCTCGTCCGGCGTCCTCCTCACCCTGAACGGCGACGGCCACACCGCCTACCTCCAGGCCGACCCCTGCATCACCAAGGCCACCGACCGCTACCTGATCAAGGCCGAGCCCCCCAAGGACGGCACCGTCTGCCAATGA
- a CDS encoding class I SAM-dependent methyltransferase: MGTDDWLTNTRISYDTVAASYAAQVRGAIAGHQYLRAALALFADSVRAAGGGVVADVGCGPGHVTAHLHELGLDAFGIDLSPGMIDVARRDHPGLRFDVGSMTDPNFSDASVAGLLAWQSLIHIPDEQALTVFGHFHRALRPGGPLQLLFHVGDGSQLKTEGYGGQPMKVHVHRRQPDQVSSWLRDTGFEVEAQMLLSPGEHASQAFVFARRRLHA; this comes from the coding sequence ATGGGCACGGACGACTGGTTGACCAACACCCGAATCTCATATGACACAGTCGCAGCCAGCTACGCCGCTCAGGTGCGCGGTGCCATCGCTGGGCATCAGTACCTTCGCGCGGCTCTGGCGCTGTTCGCTGACAGTGTGCGGGCGGCTGGTGGTGGTGTTGTGGCGGATGTCGGCTGCGGCCCCGGCCACGTGACCGCCCACCTACACGAACTCGGTCTGGACGCGTTCGGCATTGACCTTTCACCTGGGATGATCGACGTGGCACGGCGCGATCATCCAGGCCTTCGGTTCGACGTTGGTTCGATGACGGACCCGAATTTTTCGGACGCCTCGGTTGCTGGTCTGCTCGCCTGGCAATCCTTGATCCACATCCCCGATGAACAGGCGCTGACCGTGTTCGGGCACTTCCACCGAGCATTGCGCCCAGGCGGACCGCTTCAACTCCTGTTCCATGTCGGCGACGGGTCTCAGTTGAAAACCGAGGGGTATGGCGGTCAGCCGATGAAGGTCCATGTCCACCGTCGTCAGCCTGACCAGGTGTCGTCCTGGCTACGTGACACCGGATTCGAAGTTGAGGCTCAGATGCTCCTCAGCCCGGGCGAGCATGCTTCACAGGCGTTTGTATTCGCGCGCCGGAGGCTTCACGCGTAA
- a CDS encoding tyrosine-type recombinase/integrase, which translates to MFTTGWGDPIHPDSVGWLMTKTIRAYNQPKDGPRPAKPLPHARVHDLRHIHATTLLLAGVPVHVVAARLGHADPAITLRVYAHVIRSAEVAAAEVFARVMGEVA; encoded by the coding sequence GTGTTCACGACTGGCTGGGGCGACCCGATCCACCCTGACTCGGTCGGCTGGCTGATGACCAAGACCATCCGGGCCTACAACCAGCCCAAGGACGGGCCTCGGCCGGCCAAGCCGCTCCCCCACGCACGGGTTCATGACCTTCGGCACATCCACGCGACCACGCTCCTCCTGGCGGGCGTGCCCGTACACGTGGTGGCGGCGAGGCTCGGTCATGCGGACCCGGCGATCACGTTGCGGGTCTACGCCCATGTGATCCGGTCTGCTGAGGTAGCGGCGGCCGAGGTGTTCGCTCGGGTCATGGGCGAGGTCGCGTAG
- a CDS encoding VOC family protein, producing MSVTTVTHLNFQGDARAALTFYRSVFGGDVAMVTYKDAANVQEPSEADQVMWGQVAAPNGFRVMAYDVPSRMPWNQGENAFFVSLRGEAAEEVTGYWEGLSDGATVLQPLGPAQWAPLYGMLRDRFGVTWVVDVVSEYDAS from the coding sequence ATGTCCGTGACCACCGTGACCCATCTGAATTTCCAAGGCGACGCCCGCGCGGCCCTCACGTTCTACCGCTCCGTATTCGGCGGGGACGTGGCCATGGTCACCTACAAGGACGCCGCGAACGTCCAGGAGCCGTCCGAGGCCGACCAGGTGATGTGGGGGCAGGTGGCCGCCCCGAACGGCTTCCGCGTGATGGCCTACGACGTGCCCTCGCGCATGCCGTGGAACCAGGGAGAGAACGCGTTCTTCGTCTCCCTGCGCGGCGAGGCGGCCGAGGAGGTCACCGGGTACTGGGAAGGGCTCTCCGACGGGGCGACCGTGCTGCAGCCGCTGGGCCCGGCGCAGTGGGCGCCCCTGTACGGGATGCTGAGGGACCGGTTCGGCGTCACCTGGGTCGTGGACGTCGTCAGCGAGTACGACGCGTCCTGA
- a CDS encoding SDR family oxidoreductase → MRIAVAGATGNIGALAVAALTEAGHDVVRISRSLGVDVSTGDGLDAALTGVEAVIDATNCTATDRDEAVECFGTATRNLLAAEVRAGVRHHVLLSIAGVERVEGNAHYAGKREQERLVAEGPVPWTIVPATQFHDFAAMVTSWTEQDGVATIAPLLVQPIAPADVAAVLAEIATGAAQGRYRDVAGPEPQDLVDMARRTNEARGRSVKLVPTWSSLFGPEMAGEVLLPGEGARIMPTTFDEWLARQ, encoded by the coding sequence ATGAGAATCGCCGTCGCCGGTGCGACCGGGAACATCGGGGCCCTCGCCGTCGCCGCCCTTACGGAGGCGGGGCACGACGTGGTGCGCATCAGCCGCTCGCTCGGCGTGGACGTGTCGACCGGTGACGGCCTCGACGCCGCCCTGACGGGGGTCGAGGCCGTCATCGACGCCACGAACTGCACGGCCACCGACCGGGACGAGGCGGTGGAGTGCTTCGGCACCGCGACCCGGAACCTGCTCGCGGCCGAGGTGCGGGCGGGAGTTCGTCACCACGTGCTGCTGTCGATCGCCGGTGTCGAACGGGTGGAGGGCAACGCGCACTACGCCGGCAAGCGGGAGCAGGAGCGCCTCGTGGCGGAGGGGCCGGTGCCGTGGACGATCGTCCCGGCGACGCAGTTCCACGACTTCGCCGCGATGGTGACGAGCTGGACCGAGCAGGACGGGGTGGCCACGATCGCGCCGCTGCTCGTGCAGCCGATCGCACCCGCCGACGTGGCGGCCGTGCTCGCCGAGATCGCGACGGGCGCGGCGCAGGGCCGTTACCGCGATGTCGCCGGACCGGAGCCGCAGGACCTGGTGGACATGGCCCGGCGCACCAACGAGGCGCGTGGCCGCTCGGTCAAGCTCGTGCCGACCTGGTCGTCGCTGTTCGGCCCGGAGATGGCCGGCGAGGTGCTCCTGCCCGGCGAGGGCGCCCGCATCATGCCGACCACCTTCGATGAGTGGCTCGCGAGGCAGTGA
- a CDS encoding 2'-5' RNA ligase family protein, with protein MPDSLSTPIELFRARHAAWARRPMRSSPHLSIKGGAGLSEDPACLDPLSEIVSDTAPFEVRLGNLAVFPDDERVLYLEVESPGWMRLHRTLVDTIAQRTGAQMHPLEEAGWIPHVTLLRLTAEALEQREEILAAAIRTGVPVNTAYTARILRMECLHHRADRWKPVHTFGLTGPR; from the coding sequence TTGCCCGACAGCCTCAGCACGCCCATCGAGCTTTTTCGGGCACGGCATGCAGCCTGGGCCAGGCGACCGATGAGGTCATCGCCCCACCTGTCGATCAAGGGCGGAGCGGGACTGTCCGAGGATCCCGCCTGCCTGGATCCGCTGAGCGAGATCGTCTCTGATACGGCACCCTTCGAAGTACGTCTTGGGAACCTGGCCGTGTTCCCTGATGACGAACGGGTGTTGTACCTGGAGGTGGAGTCACCGGGCTGGATGCGGTTGCACCGCACCCTGGTCGACACGATCGCTCAGCGCACCGGCGCCCAGATGCATCCGCTGGAGGAAGCGGGATGGATTCCGCATGTGACCCTTCTGCGTCTAACCGCCGAGGCGCTGGAGCAACGCGAAGAGATCCTCGCCGCGGCCATTCGGACGGGGGTCCCGGTGAACACCGCGTACACGGCCCGGATCCTGCGCATGGAGTGCCTGCACCACAGGGCCGACCGGTGGAAGCCGGTTCATACCTTCGGCCTCACCGGGCCACGGTGA
- a CDS encoding RrF2 family transcriptional regulator, whose translation MKLPVSTEWLLHCATSLAQLKPGDTASAAQLAQYYDLPAAYLAKQLQALVRAGVLSATTGPRGGFRLARPASEITLLQIVEAVDGTSSPYECREIRQQGRGALSPDECRNPCILAEKMAEAHEAWRLSLAATSLAEIIAALPPSAPPRTRRRLTGAP comes from the coding sequence ATGAAGCTGCCCGTGAGTACGGAATGGCTGCTGCACTGCGCCACGTCGCTGGCGCAGCTCAAGCCGGGAGACACCGCCTCGGCGGCGCAGCTCGCCCAGTACTACGACCTGCCGGCGGCCTATCTCGCCAAGCAGTTGCAGGCGCTCGTCAGGGCCGGCGTGCTGAGCGCGACGACGGGCCCGCGAGGCGGGTTCCGCCTCGCCCGGCCGGCCTCCGAGATCACGCTCCTGCAGATCGTGGAGGCGGTCGACGGCACCTCCTCGCCGTACGAATGCCGCGAGATCCGGCAGCAGGGACGGGGGGCGCTGTCCCCGGACGAGTGCCGGAACCCCTGCATCCTCGCCGAGAAGATGGCCGAGGCACATGAAGCCTGGCGGCTCAGCCTCGCGGCCACCTCACTCGCCGAGATCATCGCAGCACTGCCGCCGTCGGCCCCGCCGCGTACCCGGCGCCGCCTCACCGGAGCGCCGTGA
- a CDS encoding SMI1/KNR4 family protein has product MISEDDLVFEAVRTRVESGDHLDERCGPPGIDIAGGGAFTYAADGRLQRVYLRGTPEYTAAHVAGLFEPLPPLTPALCDAVEECEALLGRSLPSLLRRCYLELGDGGFGPANGLEPLRVMLRDYEEQQQSWPEAWQPMARALLPICHWGCGIASYVDLTDPSLRMWAIDPNPAPAGHHEVSLFPQHFGIAEWMRRWVEGTLHQPWLLQDQKTGRWRGATDAETGSALEAR; this is encoded by the coding sequence GTGATCAGCGAAGACGACCTCGTATTCGAAGCCGTGCGCACGCGAGTGGAGTCGGGTGACCACCTCGACGAGAGATGCGGGCCCCCAGGCATCGACATCGCAGGCGGCGGAGCATTCACCTACGCCGCCGACGGCCGGCTTCAACGGGTGTACTTGCGAGGTACACCCGAGTACACCGCCGCTCATGTCGCTGGTCTATTCGAGCCCCTACCGCCGCTGACCCCCGCTCTGTGCGATGCAGTGGAGGAGTGTGAAGCCCTGTTGGGCCGCTCCCTGCCGTCTCTGCTGCGCCGCTGTTATCTCGAACTCGGCGATGGCGGGTTCGGCCCCGCGAATGGCCTTGAGCCCCTCCGGGTCATGCTTCGCGACTACGAAGAGCAACAGCAGAGCTGGCCCGAAGCGTGGCAGCCCATGGCCAGAGCGCTGCTGCCGATCTGCCACTGGGGATGCGGCATCGCGTCCTACGTTGACCTCACCGACCCGTCCCTCCGGATGTGGGCGATCGACCCGAACCCTGCCCCTGCGGGGCACCATGAGGTTTCTCTGTTCCCGCAACACTTCGGCATCGCCGAGTGGATGCGCCGTTGGGTCGAGGGCACGCTTCACCAACCATGGCTACTCCAAGATCAGAAGACGGGCCGCTGGCGGGGCGCGACTGACGCCGAGACCGGCTCAGCCCTGGAAGCCCGGTAG
- a CDS encoding SRPBCC family protein, which translates to MTMGAAESRTVEQTVRIRARPETVWRYFTDPGRLARWWGEAEVDARPGGVLRVRMLDGPRPVMRGRFTELVPHERIAFTFGWEATPGAPDIPPGASLVEITLAADGDATVLTLRHSGLPFHLHDETGAGWAHLLRLLGAASGS; encoded by the coding sequence ATGACGATGGGTGCTGCGGAGAGCCGGACGGTCGAGCAGACGGTACGGATCCGGGCGCGACCGGAGACGGTGTGGCGGTACTTCACCGACCCCGGGCGGCTCGCGCGATGGTGGGGAGAAGCGGAGGTCGACGCCCGCCCCGGCGGCGTCCTGCGCGTACGGATGCTCGACGGCCCCCGTCCCGTCATGCGCGGGCGGTTCACCGAACTCGTCCCCCACGAGAGGATCGCCTTCACCTTCGGCTGGGAGGCCACTCCCGGAGCGCCGGACATCCCGCCCGGCGCCTCCCTCGTGGAGATCACCCTCGCCGCCGACGGTGACGCCACCGTGCTCACCCTCCGGCACAGCGGCCTGCCGTTCCACCTCCACGACGAGACCGGCGCCGGCTGGGCGCACCTGCTCCGCCTGCTGGGCGCGGCGTCCGGATCCTGA
- a CDS encoding glycoside hydrolase family 6 protein has protein sequence MLPALRRWTITTVAAFTASTAALTGAYFTGQRAQAAEAGAVSHAAPAAKAIAAANLYVDPNSNPAAWVAAHPGDSRAARIKTTIADRPIARWFGNWDGDVTAAVSRYVGGAERAGATPMLVAYNVPGRDCGSHSGGGAGSPEAYRTWIGQFATAIGSRQAIVVVEPDAVAQLDCLPNDTERQIRLDLLRYGVQQLKQKAPNAWVYLDAANANWIPAGTMAQRLQAAGIADARGFSVNVSNYYTTEQSVTYAKAVNAGLPGGKTFVVDTSRNGNGSNGEWCNPAGRRLGTPPREGADAELELWVKVPGDSDGDCGIGPGIPAGQFSPDLAIRLIDGT, from the coding sequence GTGCTACCCGCTCTCCGTAGATGGACCATCACCACCGTCGCCGCGTTCACCGCATCGACGGCCGCGCTGACCGGCGCCTACTTCACCGGGCAGCGAGCGCAGGCCGCCGAGGCCGGCGCCGTCTCCCACGCCGCACCCGCGGCCAAGGCGATCGCCGCGGCCAACCTGTACGTCGACCCGAACTCCAACCCGGCGGCCTGGGTGGCCGCCCATCCCGGCGACTCGCGGGCCGCTCGCATCAAGACGACCATCGCCGACCGGCCCATCGCACGCTGGTTCGGCAACTGGGACGGCGACGTCACCGCGGCGGTGTCCCGCTACGTCGGCGGCGCCGAGCGGGCCGGCGCCACACCGATGCTTGTGGCCTACAACGTCCCGGGCCGTGACTGCGGCAGCCACTCCGGCGGCGGCGCGGGCAGCCCGGAGGCCTACCGCACCTGGATCGGGCAGTTCGCCACGGCCATCGGCAGTCGCCAGGCGATCGTCGTGGTGGAGCCCGACGCGGTCGCCCAACTCGACTGCCTGCCGAACGACACCGAGCGGCAGATCCGGCTCGACCTGCTGAGATACGGTGTGCAGCAGCTCAAGCAGAAGGCGCCGAACGCCTGGGTCTACTTGGACGCCGCCAATGCCAACTGGATTCCCGCCGGCACCATGGCCCAGCGTCTGCAGGCGGCCGGGATCGCGGACGCACGCGGCTTCTCGGTCAACGTGTCGAACTACTACACCACCGAACAGTCGGTCACCTACGCCAAGGCCGTCAATGCCGGGCTCCCCGGCGGCAAGACATTCGTGGTCGACACCAGCCGCAACGGCAACGGCTCCAACGGTGAATGGTGCAACCCGGCCGGACGCAGGCTCGGGACCCCGCCCCGCGAGGGAGCCGACGCTGAACTGGAACTGTGGGTCAAGGTCCCCGGCGACTCCGACGGCGACTGCGGGATCGGTCCCGGGATCCCCGCCGGCCAGTTCAGCCCCGACCTGGCCATCCGCCTGATCGACGGCACCTGA
- a CDS encoding ArsR/SmtB family transcription factor, which produces MDEALRAVADPTRRAILLLVRDEEVAAGAIAGRFPGISRPAVSQHLRVLVAAGLLTVRRDGNRRYYRLRREGLAEAATFMETMWSAPLARLQRAAEGEESARAGDEDAGG; this is translated from the coding sequence GTGGACGAGGCGTTGCGGGCGGTCGCGGACCCGACCCGCCGCGCGATCCTGCTGCTGGTACGGGACGAGGAGGTGGCGGCGGGCGCCATCGCCGGGCGGTTCCCCGGCATCAGCCGTCCGGCGGTCTCCCAGCACCTGCGGGTCCTCGTCGCGGCCGGCCTCCTGACGGTGCGCCGCGACGGCAACCGCCGCTATTACCGGCTCCGCCGCGAGGGCCTGGCCGAGGCGGCGACGTTCATGGAGACGATGTGGTCGGCCCCCCTCGCCCGCCTGCAAAGGGCGGCCGAGGGAGAAGAGAGCGCACGCGCCGGGGACGAGGACGCGGGGGGATGA
- a CDS encoding DUF1579 family protein — MADDSTAHPPVPDPRNKLLDALAGRWRTRGRTLEAEGVPAVRIEGFDDYEWMAGGFFLVHRADVRMGDRKVEVIEMIGPGDPASGTFPMRSFDNHGGFATMRAAVDDDGVWTFTGDTERATLVIAEDGASMSARWERTEDGASWHPWMDMTFTRM, encoded by the coding sequence ATGGCAGACGACAGCACCGCCCACCCGCCCGTCCCGGACCCCCGGAACAAGCTCCTGGACGCGCTCGCCGGCCGCTGGCGCACGCGGGGGCGGACGCTGGAGGCAGAGGGGGTTCCGGCCGTTCGGATCGAGGGGTTCGACGACTACGAGTGGATGGCCGGCGGGTTCTTCCTCGTCCACCGCGCGGACGTCCGCATGGGCGATCGGAAGGTCGAGGTCATCGAGATGATCGGCCCTGGCGATCCGGCCAGTGGAACGTTCCCCATGCGCTCGTTCGACAACCATGGCGGCTTCGCCACCATGCGCGCGGCGGTGGACGATGACGGCGTCTGGACGTTCACCGGCGACACGGAACGGGCGACCCTGGTGATCGCCGAGGACGGTGCCTCCATGTCGGCCCGGTGGGAGCGCACCGAAGACGGCGCGAGCTGGCACCCCTGGATGGACATGACCTTCACCAGGATGTGA
- a CDS encoding winged helix DNA-binding domain-containing protein: MTVLDTRALNRATLARQLLLDRADMPVLDAVAHLCGLQAQEPQEPFVGLWSRVRAFDPASLSDLLTGRSVVRTILMRRTIHLLAADDTLAWRARHDAMLRQRMLGTYRRDLAGVDLGELAAAGRAVMADGEPRTLTELGRAVAHRWPESAPRALGEMLIAALIPMAQMPPRGLWRTKAGVRNTLLSSWLGRDIDPPAPEGTDPVGQALVRRYLAAFGPAATADLRAWCGLAGLPAAVTAIREELIAFRDERGRELLDLPDAPRPDPDTPAPVRFLPAFDNAILGYHDRGRIIDDAHRGLSVAGARVVLVDGRVAATWTVTSGTVTVTPLRPFSRADRTAVADQGRALASFLTDDDSDRVRISPS; the protein is encoded by the coding sequence ATGACCGTCCTGGACACCCGTGCGCTCAACCGCGCCACACTCGCCCGGCAGTTGCTGCTCGACCGCGCCGACATGCCGGTCCTGGACGCCGTCGCGCACCTGTGCGGCCTGCAGGCTCAGGAACCGCAGGAGCCGTTCGTCGGGCTGTGGTCACGGGTGCGCGCGTTCGACCCGGCGTCGCTGTCGGACCTGCTGACCGGACGGAGCGTGGTGCGCACCATCCTCATGCGCCGCACCATCCACCTCCTCGCCGCCGACGACACCCTCGCGTGGCGCGCCCGACACGACGCGATGCTGCGCCAGCGGATGCTCGGCACCTACCGCCGCGACCTGGCCGGGGTGGACCTCGGCGAACTCGCGGCGGCGGGCCGCGCCGTGATGGCCGACGGCGAGCCGCGCACGTTGACCGAACTGGGGCGGGCGGTCGCCCATCGCTGGCCGGAGTCGGCACCGCGGGCGCTCGGCGAGATGCTGATCGCCGCCCTCATCCCCATGGCCCAGATGCCGCCGCGCGGCCTGTGGCGCACCAAGGCGGGCGTGCGCAACACCCTGCTCTCCTCCTGGCTGGGACGCGACATCGACCCGCCCGCCCCGGAGGGCACCGACCCGGTCGGCCAGGCCCTGGTACGGCGCTATCTGGCCGCGTTCGGCCCCGCCGCGACCGCCGACCTGCGCGCCTGGTGCGGGCTCGCCGGCCTGCCGGCCGCGGTGACCGCGATACGCGAGGAGCTCATCGCCTTCCGCGACGAACGCGGCCGGGAACTGCTGGACCTCCCCGACGCACCGCGCCCCGACCCGGACACGCCCGCCCCCGTACGCTTCCTGCCGGCGTTCGACAACGCGATCCTCGGGTACCACGACCGCGGCCGGATCATCGACGACGCCCACCGCGGCCTCTCGGTCGCCGGCGCCCGCGTCGTCCTGGTCGACGGCCGGGTCGCCGCCACCTGGACCGTCACCTCCGGAACCGTGACCGTCACCCCGCTGCGCCCGTTCTCCCGGGCCGACCGCACCGCCGTCGCCGACCAGGGCCGGGCGCTGGCGTCCTTCCTCACCGACGACGACAGCGACCGCGTCCGGATATCTCCCAGCTGA